In the Leishmania major strain Friedlin complete genome, chromosome 16 genome, CTGTGAAGGGAAAGAAGGAGGCGTGGCGGACGCAACACGAGCTGCGCccgacaacagcagcaaagCTCCTTCACAAGAAAAGGACTTCGATGCTGAAGGTGCGGGCGGTGATTCAGTGAGCTTATCGGCAGCACGTGTTGGAGATGATCACGATTCGGTCTATGGATGCGTATATCGGTGTGCGCATGTCGCTTGCTGCCTTTGTGTGTATGAAAAGTGAGCCGGGGTGGGTTGTGGGGGAAGGGTATGAGTAATAGAGGCCGAAGAGTTGCCCGGTGACGAGAGGCAAGTTCGGCGAGGCGTATCCTACAGCAACTGTCGaaggaagcagcagcgccaagcaAAGGCAGAAAAgtaagcgagagagagaaggaagcgaAGCGAATAGCAGGACAGCAGCGAGAAGGGAACCAGAGACACACACCGGGACACTGACAGGCGTGCTGAGGAGAAGCGGGCGCCCAGTCgtctgcggtggtgcggaTAGCGCCCGCCACGCCGAGCGccgaccaccaccgcggcaaGATAGGCAAAACCAATAGCTTGCTGAGTGCTGCAACGTCGCCGGGCGCAGCAGGTGAggcagaggaagggaggagtTCTCCGGGCCCCATGGAtgccctcaccaccaccgcagcgaaCGCAGGAAAGGGTAGGGAGAGCCACGAATGATGGAATATAAAGTCAGTGAGACCCGAAAACGCAAGGAAATGGGTCTCTGAGGGAGCGGCCAAGAGGGTGACACGCGAGCGGCGAAGGGCGGCAGACACTCGCCAAGGCACCACGCGCACGGACAAGGGCTAAAGCGATAAAGAGATGCGCGGAGGCGCCCACAGACGACCTCCGTCAGTGAGGAGCGCACGAGAACCAGCTCGTGGCGGCTCACGCCATTAGTTATGCGGTCAGCatgtgctgctgtcgtccTACCCAAGGCGGCACACGGAAAAGGCGCACGACAacgcggaggtgcgcgccccctccccatgCACACCCCCGCACCCGCAGAGACAGTGAGAGAGGTagaaagagggaaaggaCGCCTGACGTTAGCGGAGAAGGAAACGCGGGCAGAAATGAGAGGGGCAAGATGCAGCACGTGAATGAGGgtagggggtggtggtgcttcGGGTCAGGATGCGAGACCCGCTTGGCGGGAGAGACCCAAGCGACTTCGAGACGTATCTGGCCCTCGTGTTCCTCTATGgtcgcgcggcgcagcagcagcggcagctttGAGCTGTTCTCCCAACGGTGCGaagcgccgcgccacagcgctCCCGtcgcccctcccttcctgcgtagcacggcagcgacggtcGCCAACTCCGCATTCCCGAGGCAGTGAGCCCTCGTCGCAGGCGGTGCTCCACcgcccaccctcctctctgaAGTTCACGTGGAGCGGGCCGTTGATTCATTCGCCGTGGCCTCCGCGTCGGCGAcatcgtcctcgtcgtccccACTGTCCTCGCTCGGTGAGTCGTCCAGCGCGAAACGTGACCGCTTCGAGCCGGCCACGGTGGTCTTTGCCTGCGATATCGCGAGCGCCTCGCGGTCCTTCTCCAAGTCAGCGTATTTCCGCGCCACGGACTTGGCCGacacgccgctgcccatcacGTTGTCTGCATTGCGGCCTCGGTTGACGTTGGGGATAGCGCGGCtacggtgcagctgcgcgtacgtctctcgctctgaggcggtgaaggcgccgcCCTTTTTCTGGACGCTGCTGAAGAAGTGAATGCTTCCACCTTccgtggcggagctgccTGAGCGAACGACAGTGGCGCCGTGTTGGGCCGGCTGCGCCTGAACGGCATCGTGCGGCGTAACATACGAGGATAACTTTGTACGAGGCGCGTCCTCCATCAAGGACGTCGACCCGCTGTTCGACCAAGCAGCATTGAAGGGGCgacgctctccgcctccgatGCGTTGTGGTGCGCGCCCGTCTTGTTCGCTGTGGATGCGTGGGATCTGCCCACGGCCATGCCTCTCCACTGCCCCACCTCGGTGCGGGTACGAGCCGTTGAATGAGGCAGCGCTACTGTTGCAGCTGGTGTTGCcgtgcggccgctgctggtgttggTGACTGTGCGCAGACGACGCGTACGGGCTAGTCCGCGCGTTGGGGGCCGCATGGCCGTAGGAGTTCGGCGCACCGGATCGCTTATCTGACATGTGGATTTGCTCGCTCTTTCTCCGATGCCCCTTCTGCTGCGTGTAtgccggtgtgcgtgcgaggcCCCCACCTCAAACAAGTATAAGAAAACAACCGAGCCAAAGGAGAGGGAGTGGACCAGCAAGATGTCGGAGTGGCCGCATCACGATCGCTCCGGCGGCGAAGCGACTGTCACAGTTGCAGGCGGGATGGGCGCACccacgtgtgcacgcgccTATGCAGATAAGAGAACGACGGTGGAAGATTTATTTTCTGTTGTGCCCGTGCTGCATCGCGTCCACCGAGCTGTCATGGCGGCATGGCTCCAGCGCCACTCGacctcccccccacacacacatacatacaggggctgtcacaggcccccgtCACCTCGTGCAATGGCAGCCCTGGACACACGCGCTACAGCGACGCAGCGACCCTCTCATCcgagagcacggcctctgccccAAGCTCTGTCGGCGCACCCACCCGCtccgcaggtcgccgcacagacgctcccacatcatgccggtcgctACCTCGTGCAATTCCCCCCCCGGCGTGGCGCAggccccacacacacacacacaccagcagtaggcagtgtgagggccgggtgggatacgctcgaggCGCATGGTCGCATTGCACACCACATAGATATGGCACAAACGTGCTCACACTGTCGCCGGTCGCCGCGACGCacaacgccatccacgaccggACCgcggacagcagcagcgatgcatcgcactcacctccccccccctccctccccgtaCGCCGTCCGTGAAAAATGGTTCGCCGCTATGCGAGTTGGCTGCCACGGCAAGCGGTGCTGGTGTCTCTACACATGCGCTTGCCTCTCGGATAAGGGTACATGTAAAGCATGTGGAAAgtggaggtggagaggtGTGGAGAAAGGTGGAACGGAGCGGGAGagacggcgccagcgctggtGTGATGGAGATGAGCGGCAGTGACCCGCAGCAAGAGGAGTCAGACAAGCACGGATGCACGCCTCGCCATTCGACACATGGAAGTACCGACGGCGATCCTGCAGACTACCGAggcatgcacgcgcgcgcgtatCAGCTGCGAAGCGGGaagcaggtgctgcgcagtGGTAGCGGTGAGAGGCAGGCGTAGGGGCGTGAGATCGAGCACAGGGATCCTCACTgacgcacaggcgcacccTTGCTTCAACTCATTCccgctctctttttctctctgcgtCGGTCGACGCTTACGGAAAATCATCAGAAAAATAGTGCAGCCCTTTCATGCTTTAGCGTGTGTTACTCGATGAACAGATGGAAGGGCAGGTGGGTGGCGTAGAGCACGACGCGCGTAGACTCGAAGTAGGGAGCAGGGAAATGGCATCAACGACTTCCGGGTGCCCTGCGGCTTGTCTCCGTCTGCCTAATACtgcggctgtgtgtgtgcgtgtgtgtaagtCACTCCCCGTCGCCCTCTCTTACGCGCTCCGATCACGCACGCCGCATTCACGCGTGCGGAGACGAATGTGCGAGGGCAGGTGCTCGATAGACCACAGAAAGAGTTCCTTGCACTCCCACCACTACCAGGCACAGACAGAGACCCCGCGCAGCGCGTTGCTTCCCTCCAGCAGCCCTCACACTTTTCGGCCTTCGCCCACCCCGAGCCGTCACGACAGACGCCAGCCTGCGATGGTGGCAGTGGAAGCACCAGAGGACGTATCTCGCCTGGCTGCGCCTTCGGCCGTCGGGGCAGGACCGGCAGGGGATAGCGTGACGGGTGCAGCCTCGTTGCCCTTGTCTGCcacaccgccgccctcggtgctttcgccgtcgccgtccgcATCGCTTTCGAGGTCGTGCAGAAGTGCCTTCATGTCGTCTATGGTGACGGATGGCGGTGGTAGAGAGGCTGCAGACACACTTGTCTCCACCGCTAGTGTCGCTGTGCTCGCTCTcgccggctgccgctgtcgtggTTTACGGAGTGCGCTGGCTTCGGACAAGGAGGTGCCCTGTTCCTGTTGCATGAGATACacctgccgctcctgctctAGCCAGTACTGCGTGAACAAAAACTGCAGCACCAAGCCGCAGACCCACCGCAACTCCGACGTCAGCGGCAGTGCCCCGTGCGCCACACGCTGACGaacctccaccgcctcctcagGGAAGCCGATCTCGCTCGCGCGCTTGCGATAcgtgtcggcggcgccgctcgcaAAGGAGCCGGTCATGACATGCACGACGCGCGAAATGGCGGCGCCGTAGCACATGCGCAGTGGTCCATCTTTCAGcgcgtcctcctcatctTGCAGCATCGCATCCAACAGCACCTCCGTCGACTCCACGTAGGCCGGCAACTCGCGCTCCTTGCGTGCACGGTGGCGCCACACATGGATGGTCTCCAACGCACTCCGCTTCTCAGCCGCTGTGGCGTTCATATCAAACACCACGCGCTTCACCTCCGCCCACTCACCCCAGTCCGCGCCGAAAACGGTAGAGAAGATGGCAGGAGTGGTTCgagccgcggcggtggcgctgtccGTGGTGCAGTCGTCGAGAGCCGTTGCGGTGGTGGCCCGCTCGGCGGGCGACGCGTCGCCGGTCTCCGTGAGCGCTGCCACGCCGTCACTGCGCTCTTTGCGCTTCTTGGGAGCATCGAGGTCGCCAAGCTCTTCGAGCCCGCGGCGGATGCGGTGCCCACGGAAGCGCCGCTCTGCCAACgcctgacggcgctgcgcctcgcccACGTGAGATCGACGCATGACCACTGTGGAGGCAGGCAACGCAAGGGAGGAGAGTCCGTGAGAGAACcagggcgtgtgcgcgtgcactgcCAGGACAAAGTCCAGCGGGCGGGTCCGAGCCTACACGTGTGCCGAGTAGCCGACGCAGAATGCGGCTCCACTTGATGGCTGTGGGGCGAGTCTGGGTCGACTGTGAAAGAGAGGCGGCAGGTTTGGCAAGTAAGGACGCAAACTGCTGGAACACGTCCCCCATACACGGCTGTGTcccgcctcttctccgctGCCCTTGGTCGCTAtccttcttcgccgctgtgccgcgcgCTCCTCGTAATGCGgcagcacagacacacgcgtaGGTGAGCACAATGAGCAACGCCAGTGGTGCGGCACAGAtagagcacacgcacagccaGGCAagcacgccctccccctccttgGCTCTCGCGAGTGTGAGAGAGTACGCAGAATGTGCGGTGATGGCAGTGAGCCCTCCCTCCGCTTGAGCTGTTTGGTGTCACCGACGCCTCGGGGCACGCAACGACACGGTGCACCGCGGACGTGTTACTTGGTGTGactgtgcgcacacacagacacagagggagagagagaagggcggaGAGAAGAGACGGACAGACAAGAGTGGTGTCTACTGCAGCGCGACAAGGCATTCCTCTtgcgcaaaacaaaaaatgaGGTCCCTCCGAAGTCTGCGTTCgggatgcacacacgcacgtgccacTCGCGCGCACCTCCATCACCTACATCCACACAGGATGAGCAAGCAGCGGGGGAGCTGTGCGGAGGCGGAAGCCGCGCAAAAGCACGGCGACAATAACATGGAAGGAGAACGCCACAGAAGCGGCCGAAGCATGCAGGCCACCAGATGCCGCTGCAAGTCCCGATCACTTCCTTCTCCCAACcaaggaaaggaggggatGTCGGCCAACCACAACGAGCGCAACCGAAACAACAGAATACGTAAAGGCGGCTGTGCGAAAGAGCCATCATCCTACCCCGGCCTGTAGACGGTGTTGGCAGCAACACACTCAGCGGCGCtctgcgaggaggcggcaccgGCCACCGATTCGGCGACAGCAAGAGGTTCTCGTTCACCAACACGGGAAAGAAACTTCGCCAACTTCAACCGGGAACACTGCGCGACACCCACAAGCACAAGCGCGCTCACCTCCGCCAAATCACTTAGCGAGAACGAAGCACTGCCCGTGCTGCATCGCGTCCATCGAGCTGTCATGGCGGCATGGCTCCAGCGCCACTCgacctccccccacacacacacacatacatacaggggctgtcacaggcccccgtCGCCTCGTGCAATGGCAGCCCTGGACACACGCGCTACAGCAacgcagcgacgcagcgaCCCTCTCATCcgagagcacggcctctgccccAAGCTCTGTCGGCGCACCCACCCGCtccgcaggtcgccgcacagacgctcccacatcatgccggtcgctACCTCGTGCAATTCCCCCCCCGGCGTGGCGCAggcccccccacacacacacacgccagcagtaggcagtgtgagggccgggtgggatacgctcgaggCGCATGGTCGCATTGCACACCACATAGATATGACACAAACGTGCTCACACTGTCGCCGGTCGCCGCGACGCacaacgccatccacgaccggACCgcggacagcagcagcgatgcatcgcactcacctccccccctccctccccgtaCGCCGTCGACACTTCACCCTGTCGCCAAGAGAAGTGGCTCGACACTGGCAGGGatagaagagggaggaggggctgctCGACTTCTCCACACAGAGCCGGTGTGCGGAACACTGTGATATCGCGCCCTTAGacactcccccccccctcgtcATCATCAGGCGGTGGAGAAAGGTTCAACAGGCGCAGATCTACACCGAAGCAATGAGCCGACACACCGTCAGCTGCGCGTCGAGCACTATGAAAATGTTGGGCCACGCCCACTCACCGTGGATAGCACATCTGCCATCAGTGGAGGCTCAGGGGACAGCGCGCGGTTGCAGCTATCAAAGACGCCGAAGATAACTGCGTTAGAGGGGAAGGAACGGGCGGCTGTGAGGGTCCAGCCTCGATAGAGGGCGCGCAGGCCTTCCTTCTGATACACGCGCGTCATCGTTTCCCAGAGGCTCAACTTTTCGTACGCGGGGTCTACTTGGATACGGGTCTTGACCACGTCAGAGGGGTAGAAAGCTGTCCAGAAGGCAACGCCGCTGCAACCACCAGCGATCATCAGCTTCCACAGTGGCAGGCTCTGCGTCGGTACGCCCTCTGGTGTCATCCAGCTCTTCAGCGTGTCGTACGTGCCGCACCATGCCACCGAGCCGGGCACCTCGCGGCAGAGCATGGCAAAGCCGCCCTTGTAGAGCCCTTTGAAGCCGCGCTCACGAAGAACCTGCTGGGCACAGTCCAGCGAGCCGCGGTACCGTCGCTGACCCTTGGAATCATCGGCCTGCATGCGACACTTCACCAATTCGAACGGTGTCAAGCacaccgtcgctgccacgccgctgccgcacccgccCAGTAGAATCTGCGGTAGAGTGGGTCGATCACCTGCACCGATCAAGCGCAGCGTCCACTTGTACGTCGCGAGCACCCACGCATGCTCGAAGCCGGAGGCAACGAGGCGTGCCGTGACACCGCGGTAGAAACCGATGACACCATCTTGTCGAAACAGCTTTGTGGTGCAGTCCGCGTAGCCAGCGTACCGCGTGCCGCCGTACGTCTGCAGGAGCACCTTGATGGTGTCGAATGGGTGCTCGATCAGCACCCCTGCACACCCGCCAGCGGTGCCAGCAACGAGATCGTTCCACAGACTCATCGCCCAGCACCCTTCACCCCACACCCGAGCAAAGAAACCCGAGCCGGTCACGGTCCGAAGACGGCTACAGGAGAAGCGGCACCAGAGGCAGTATTGCAGACGTCCAGCGAGTCCGCTGGGGAGTGCCGCAAGGGATGGGTAGAGTTTCCACAGTGAGCTGTGTATACGGCCGTGCTTGCAACAGTCACATCAACGTCGACAAGAATCAatgagcacgcacacaaacaagGAGACACGCGCTGCCTGCCACGATGAgcacgacagcggcgccccTGAAGTCCCTCTGCAGTGATTCTCCGTACGCAAGCCAAGTCAATGCGGGCGCCAAGacaaaaagagggaagggcaGAGCAGCGCTCGGCATCCGCCACGCTGAAGGGGGCCTGGTAAAACAGCAAGAGGAGAGGCGTACGAGCGTCTCAGCGAAGCTGTGCTGTGTCGCACAATCACAAGCGCAAGACGGACCGGCTTCCGCGCCGATGACAGAGAAAGGTGCTGTCAGGGATcgcgcg is a window encoding:
- a CDS encoding mitochondrial ornithine carrier protein-like protein — encoded protein: MSLWNDLVAGTAGGCAGVLIEHPFDTIKVLLQTYGGTRYAGYADCTTKLFRQDGVIGFYRGVTARLVASGFEHAWVLATYKWTLRLIGAGDRPTLPQILLGGCGSGVAATVCLTPFELVKCRMQADDSKGQRRYRGSLDCAQQVLRERGFKGLYKGGFAMLCREVPGSVAWCGTYDTLKSWMTPEGVPTQSLPLWKLMIAGGCSGVAFWTAFYPSDVVKTRIQVDPAYEKLSLWETMTRVYQKEGLRALYRGWTLTAARSFPSNAVIFGVFDSCNRALSPEPPLMADVLSTVSGRGPTFS